One Aegilops tauschii subsp. strangulata cultivar AL8/78 chromosome 7, Aet v6.0, whole genome shotgun sequence genomic window carries:
- the LOC141026729 gene encoding uncharacterized protein, translating to MKVLLRPHGVSSALEREGDKDDDKDAAAFAAISQAVPVAVMMANAGCKTARNAWEIIRCMRVEEDCVKKARVKQLKRQLDRLEMDDSETVIVFAQKLTMLVSEIHSLGEDVSDEAVIADLFSAVPNRFGDIVNTTEQWGDLSTMSVVEAVRHLAAVEEKKKKGEGSNNINKNDDEGHSGGKKKERHDKFGKSKITCFECGEKGHFVSECEAPKKEKALLADTDTDYESALLMAMVCEHGPLVEHAKVKPKEKVAEITPLGASMQELETTKAEAERLRGELAAAEAKLHTVTHLCKAEAKDAAGTSVMKSTCSSWSLCRLERRRCNRQGKKMMR from the exons ATGAAGGTTCTTCTTCGACCCCATGGTGTCTCATCGGCTCTTGAACGCGAGGGGGACAAGGACGACGACAAAGATGCAGCAGCGTTCGCCGCCATCTCTCAGGCTGTCCCCGTCGCGGTCATGATGGCCAACGCGGGCTGCAAAACCGCGAGGAACGCATGGGAGATAATCCGATGCATGCGTGTAGAGGAAGACTGCGTCAAGAAGGCGAGGGTGAAGCAGCTGAAGCGGCAGCTCGATCGTCTCGAGATGGATGACAGTGAGACGGTGATCGTGTTCGCGCAAAAGCTCACTATGTTGGTGAGTGAGATTCACTCCCTTGGTGAGGATGTTTCAGATGAGGCCGTCATCGCAGACCTGTTCAGTGCAGTACCAAATCGATTTGGTGACATCGTCAACACAACTGAGCAGTGGGGCGATCTCTCCACCATGAGCGTTGTTGAGGCCGTGAGGCATCTTGCTGCTGTTGAGGAAA AGAAGAAGAAGGGGGAAGGCTCCAACAACATCAACAAGAATGACGACGAAGGGCACAGTGGCGGCAAGAAGAAGGAACGTCACGACAAGTTTGGCAAGTCGAAGATTACATGCTTTGAGTGTGGCGAGAAGGGCCACTTCGTCTCAGAGTGCGAGGCACCAAAGAAAGAGAAGGCGCTGCTCGCTGACACTGACACTGACTATGAGTCAGCACTGCTGATGGCTATGGTATGTGAGCACGGGCCATTGGTGGAGCACGCCAAGGTCAAGCCGAAAGAGAAGGTGGCTGAGATCACTCCCTTGGGCGCATCCATGCAGGAGTTGGAGACTACCAAGGCCGAGGCCGAGAGGTTGCGTGGGGAGCTAGCCGCAGCCGAAGCAAAGTTGCACACTGTGACCCATTTATGCAAGGCAGAGGCGAAGGATGCAGCGGGCACAAGTGTGATGAAGAGTACTTGCTCTTCCTGGAGTCTGTGCAGGCTTGAGAGAAGGAGATGCAACAGGCAAGGAAAGAAAATGATGAGATGA